The following are encoded together in the Cohaesibacter gelatinilyticus genome:
- the ftsA gene encoding cell division protein FtsA, with product MRARGLNQKRSSIITILDIGSSKVCCIIARLTPRPAGEALRYRTHHVQVLGFGLHQAKGMKSGVIVDLEQAENSIRLAVDAAERQADITVESLIVNVSCGRLSSDTLSATVSLNGHEVDDADIRRVLHAGAEHLLTVDRSVVHSMPIGYSLDGGKGIRDPRGMLGDELAVDMHVVTAQSAPLKNLELCVNRCHLEVEMMVATPYASGLACLVDDEAELGVACVDMGGGTTTLSIFMDGQFVHSDAIAIGGTHVTMDLARGLSTRLTDAERIKTLHGSALLSLSDDQELVAVPPVGDDDRDLLNQVPKAALTRIIRPRVEEILELVRDRLQASGFSAHVGRRVVLTGGASQLTGIPETARRMLGRNVRLGRPLGIAGLPEVAKGPAFATAVGLLIYPQVSQIEQFERLAVKPRLTGTDGYFSRVGQWLKESF from the coding sequence ATGCGTGCGCGTGGTCTGAACCAGAAGCGCTCGTCCATCATCACGATTCTTGATATCGGTTCAAGCAAGGTATGTTGTATCATTGCGCGCCTGACACCACGTCCTGCGGGCGAGGCTTTGCGCTATCGCACCCATCATGTACAGGTGTTGGGGTTTGGTTTGCATCAAGCCAAGGGCATGAAATCCGGTGTAATTGTCGATCTCGAACAGGCTGAGAATTCCATTCGCCTGGCGGTAGATGCGGCGGAACGTCAGGCTGACATTACTGTTGAGAGCCTGATCGTCAATGTGTCTTGTGGGCGTTTGTCATCTGATACGTTGAGCGCTACCGTGTCTCTGAATGGACATGAAGTGGATGATGCGGACATTCGCCGTGTGTTGCACGCCGGCGCAGAGCATCTTCTGACCGTTGATCGCTCTGTTGTGCATTCCATGCCTATTGGCTATTCACTGGATGGCGGCAAGGGTATCCGTGATCCACGCGGTATGCTGGGTGATGAGCTTGCCGTTGATATGCATGTGGTAACAGCACAATCTGCTCCGCTGAAAAATCTTGAGCTTTGCGTCAATCGTTGTCATCTGGAAGTGGAGATGATGGTGGCAACACCATATGCTTCCGGTCTTGCCTGTTTGGTGGATGATGAAGCTGAACTCGGGGTTGCGTGTGTTGATATGGGTGGTGGCACGACGACCCTTTCCATCTTCATGGATGGTCAGTTTGTGCATTCCGACGCTATCGCAATTGGTGGAACTCATGTGACCATGGACTTGGCGCGTGGCTTGTCAACCCGTTTGACGGATGCCGAGCGGATCAAGACGCTGCATGGCAGCGCCTTGTTGTCCTTATCGGATGATCAGGAATTGGTAGCAGTGCCTCCGGTTGGAGACGATGATCGGGACTTGTTGAACCAAGTGCCAAAAGCCGCGTTGACACGGATCATTCGTCCGCGTGTCGAAGAAATTCTGGAACTGGTCAGAGATCGACTGCAGGCCTCGGGTTTTTCCGCCCATGTTGGCCGCCGTGTGGTGCTGACCGGTGGTGCAAGCCAATTGACCGGTATTCCGGAAACAGCGCGTAGAATGTTGGGTCGCAATGTGCGCCTTGGGCGTCCATTGGGTATTGCGGGTCTGCCGGAGGTGGCCAAGGGGCCAGCCTTTGCAACCGCCGTTGGACTATTGATTTATCCGCAAGTCTCGCAAATCGAGCAATTCGAGAGACTGGCGGTAAAACCGAGATTAACTGGGACAGATGGCTATTTTTCCCGTGTTGGTCAGTGGCTTAAGGAGAGTTTCTGA
- the lpxC gene encoding UDP-3-O-acyl-N-acetylglucosamine deacetylase produces MTNVLKAKQTTLMDRVVVSGVGVHSGKPVEMVLHPADANTGITFVRVDKEKGTEVEFAGNYSSVLDTRLCTIIGHPEKGMIATIEHLMAALVGYGVDNVMVEVDADEVPVMDGSSRAYIDAIDQVGLKEQNAPRRYIRVLKPVRVQNNDSVGELLPHEGTRFDVTIDFECDAIGVQTFDHEMSPEIFKQEVSLARTFGFMSDVEKLWAAGYALGSSLENSVVIDAEQKIVNPDGLRYDDEFVRHKTLDAVGDLALAGAPLLAHYRSFKGGHKLNFNMLEALFADDSNWEWVEADAPIRSATRSGVTHSTPAIQAVMGPETN; encoded by the coding sequence ATGACGAATGTGCTGAAAGCCAAGCAGACTACGCTGATGGATCGTGTTGTTGTATCCGGAGTGGGTGTGCATAGCGGAAAGCCTGTCGAAATGGTTCTGCATCCTGCTGACGCCAATACCGGTATCACCTTTGTTCGTGTTGACAAGGAAAAAGGCACTGAAGTCGAGTTTGCTGGTAATTATTCTTCCGTTCTTGATACACGTCTTTGTACGATCATTGGTCACCCTGAAAAAGGCATGATCGCGACTATCGAGCACCTGATGGCGGCTCTGGTTGGCTATGGTGTCGACAATGTGATGGTGGAAGTGGACGCCGACGAAGTGCCTGTGATGGATGGCAGTTCTCGTGCCTATATTGATGCAATTGATCAGGTTGGCTTGAAGGAGCAGAATGCGCCTCGCCGTTATATTCGTGTTCTGAAGCCTGTTCGTGTTCAGAATAATGATTCCGTTGGTGAGTTGCTGCCACATGAAGGCACCCGCTTTGATGTGACCATTGATTTCGAGTGTGATGCAATTGGTGTGCAGACCTTTGATCATGAGATGAGCCCTGAGATTTTTAAACAGGAAGTCAGTCTCGCTCGAACTTTTGGCTTCATGAGCGACGTTGAGAAGCTCTGGGCGGCAGGTTACGCTCTTGGATCTTCTTTGGAAAATTCTGTTGTTATTGATGCAGAGCAGAAAATCGTCAATCCGGATGGTCTTCGCTACGATGATGAATTTGTTCGCCACAAGACTCTGGATGCTGTTGGTGATCTGGCATTGGCCGGAGCACCTTTGCTGGCGCATTATCGTTCCTTCAAAGGCGGCCATAAGCTGAACTTCAATATGCTGGAAGCCTTGTTTGCTGATGACAGCAATTGGGAATGGGTCGAAGCCGATGCTCCAATTCGTAGTGCGACCCGTAGCGGTGTTACCCATTCCACCCCTGCGATTCAGGCGGTTATGGGGCCAGAAACCAACTGA
- the murB gene encoding UDP-N-acetylmuramate dehydrogenase: MAFPDLLETLGDWTSEIKGRLQSNFSLAPYTWFRVGGAAQLLFNPADEADLAFFLKNLPADIPVTVIGLGSNLLVREGGVEGVVIRLSGKSFSAIEVDGNYKVHVGAAMPDMRFATQMAKQGIAGFAFYKGIPGSIGGALRMNAGAHGAETKERLISARAVDRQGNVHILTPEDLKHEYRSCGVPADFIFTQATYQGEAGDPNELKTEMDEVSTYREENQPTKERTGGSTFKNPDGLSAWKLVDEAGFRGFELGGAQVSPKHTNFLINTGDATAEDIERLGEMVRGKVRKQTGLELHWEIKRIGCHAEGVSIPEFLEDGEA; this comes from the coding sequence ATGGCTTTCCCTGATTTGCTGGAAACATTGGGTGACTGGACCTCTGAAATTAAGGGCCGCCTGCAGTCCAATTTCTCGCTGGCGCCATATACCTGGTTTCGGGTTGGTGGGGCTGCACAGTTGCTGTTCAACCCGGCGGATGAAGCGGATCTGGCTTTCTTCCTGAAGAATTTACCTGCTGATATCCCTGTCACAGTCATTGGCCTTGGCTCGAACCTTTTGGTGCGTGAAGGTGGCGTGGAAGGTGTGGTCATTCGTCTGTCCGGTAAATCCTTCAGCGCCATCGAAGTTGATGGGAATTACAAAGTGCATGTGGGTGCCGCGATGCCGGATATGCGTTTTGCCACCCAGATGGCCAAACAGGGTATTGCCGGTTTTGCTTTCTATAAGGGTATTCCTGGCAGCATTGGTGGTGCGTTACGCATGAATGCTGGCGCTCATGGGGCTGAGACAAAGGAGCGGCTGATATCCGCACGTGCTGTGGATCGTCAAGGAAATGTCCATATTCTGACACCGGAAGATCTGAAACATGAATACCGTTCTTGTGGTGTGCCAGCTGATTTCATCTTCACCCAAGCGACTTATCAGGGTGAGGCAGGAGACCCGAATGAATTGAAAACCGAGATGGATGAGGTTTCCACCTATCGTGAGGAAAACCAGCCAACCAAGGAACGTACCGGAGGGTCTACTTTCAAGAATCCGGATGGGCTGAGTGCCTGGAAGTTAGTGGATGAAGCAGGTTTTCGTGGTTTTGAGCTGGGTGGAGCACAGGTTTCGCCCAAACATACCAACTTTCTGATCAATACTGGTGACGCGACTGCAGAAGATATCGAGCGTCTTGGCGAGATGGTGCGTGGCAAGGTGCGCAAGCAAACCGGACTTGAGCTGCATTGGGAGATCAAGCGTATCGGCTGTCATGCGGAGGGTGTCTCCATTCCAGAATTTTTGGAAGATGGTGAAGCCTGA
- a CDS encoding D-alanine--D-alanine ligase, protein MMTKHVAVLMGGWSSERPVSLSSGASCAEALREAGYRISEVDVDRSIAQVLAELKPDVAFNALHGPFGEDGRIQGLLEILDIPYTHSGVLASSLAMDKQKAKDVMKAAGIPVAEAKVMHRLNAAKKHVMKPPYVVKPVSEGSSFGVLIVLEGQEHPPQELYSSDWPYGDMVMIERYIPGRELTCAVMDGKAMDVTEIISTDHAFYDYDAKYAPGGSSHILPAQLKPNVYEYIQSLTLTAHKALGCQGVSRADFRFDDKGDGEGELICLEVNTQPGMTPTSLVPEIALEAGMNFAQLVSWMVEDATCDR, encoded by the coding sequence ATTATGACGAAACATGTTGCGGTTTTGATGGGGGGGTGGTCTTCGGAACGCCCGGTTTCGTTAAGTTCCGGGGCTTCTTGTGCAGAGGCTCTTCGGGAGGCTGGATATAGGATCTCCGAAGTGGATGTCGATCGCAGCATTGCACAGGTTTTGGCTGAGTTGAAGCCTGATGTGGCTTTCAATGCATTGCATGGTCCGTTTGGTGAAGATGGCCGGATCCAGGGCCTGTTGGAAATTCTTGATATTCCCTACACTCATTCCGGTGTGCTGGCATCTTCATTGGCTATGGATAAGCAAAAAGCCAAGGATGTCATGAAGGCAGCGGGGATTCCGGTTGCAGAAGCCAAGGTCATGCATCGGCTAAATGCTGCAAAAAAGCATGTCATGAAACCACCTTATGTGGTCAAACCTGTCTCCGAGGGATCCAGCTTTGGTGTTCTGATTGTTCTGGAAGGGCAGGAACATCCACCGCAAGAGCTCTATTCCTCTGATTGGCCCTATGGCGATATGGTGATGATTGAGCGCTATATTCCCGGTCGGGAACTCACCTGTGCGGTCATGGATGGTAAGGCAATGGATGTGACGGAAATTATATCCACAGATCATGCCTTCTATGATTATGACGCAAAATATGCGCCGGGAGGCTCTTCGCACATTTTACCGGCCCAACTTAAACCGAATGTTTACGAATATATACAATCGTTAACCTTAACCGCGCATAAAGCTCTTGGATGCCAAGGTGTTAGTCGAGCTGATTTTCGGTTCGATGATAAAGGTGACGGGGAAGGTGAATTGATCTGCCTGGAAGTGAATACACAACCAGGTATGACGCCAACCTCACTCGTCCCGGAGATCGCTCTTGAAGCAGGCATGAATTTTGCGCAACTGGTTTCCTGGATGGTGGAGGACGCTACGTGCGACCGCTGA
- the recN gene encoding DNA repair protein RecN, with translation MLASLSIRDIVLIDRLDLEFGSGMTVLTGETGAGKSILLDSLSLALGGRGDGDLVRAGQKQGQVIAMFDLPLTHPAYRVLEEQDIPHDGELVLRRVQNADGRTRAYVNDQPVSAGLLRQVGEGLIEIHGQHDDRALVDADLHRVLLDAFGGLDEPLQNVQEAYAHWRKAERELSKLERSIEEARAEADYIAAAVEELSVLSPMEGEEEELASKRTTMMQSEKIAGDLNEAFQALDGTASPIPVLASMMRRLERKSEQVPGLMEAPLEHMNHALNALEDARGALDQALRDTAYNPRDLEETEERLFALRALVRKHKVQDADALVPLLERMQSEMDALDHGEERLVALREEAVASKDAYDAAAKILSDARVGIAERLISEVMIELPSLKLEAATFLVQHESDPENRNADGIDQIEFWVQTNPGTRPGPMMKVASGGELSRFLLALKVAMADKGSAPTLVFDEIDTGVGGAVAEAIGRRLARLADQVQVLSVTHAPQVASRAMAHMRISKSAVDGEDRVATAVIEIDGDHREEEIARMLAGAVITDEARAAARQLLSGVEQ, from the coding sequence ATGCTCGCATCACTCTCAATCCGTGACATCGTGTTGATTGATCGTCTGGATCTGGAATTCGGGTCCGGTATGACTGTGCTTACTGGTGAGACAGGTGCGGGTAAATCCATCCTGCTGGATTCGCTGTCTCTGGCTCTTGGTGGTCGGGGCGATGGCGATCTGGTGAGGGCCGGACAGAAACAAGGGCAGGTGATTGCCATGTTCGATCTGCCGCTTACTCATCCTGCGTATAGAGTTCTGGAAGAACAGGATATCCCTCATGATGGTGAGCTTGTCTTGCGTCGCGTGCAAAATGCAGATGGCCGTACCCGTGCCTATGTCAATGATCAGCCGGTCAGTGCGGGTTTACTTCGCCAGGTCGGTGAAGGCCTGATTGAAATTCATGGGCAGCATGATGACCGGGCATTGGTGGATGCCGATCTACATCGCGTTCTTCTGGATGCTTTTGGTGGATTGGATGAACCTCTACAAAATGTGCAAGAGGCCTATGCTCATTGGCGCAAGGCGGAGCGGGAGCTGTCCAAGCTGGAACGCTCGATAGAAGAAGCGCGCGCGGAAGCAGATTATATTGCAGCAGCTGTCGAGGAACTGTCGGTTTTGTCTCCCATGGAAGGGGAAGAAGAAGAGCTGGCGAGCAAGAGAACCACGATGATGCAATCGGAGAAGATTGCGGGCGACTTGAACGAAGCTTTTCAAGCGCTTGATGGTACCGCATCACCCATTCCGGTTCTCGCCAGCATGATGCGCCGTCTTGAGCGCAAATCCGAACAGGTTCCTGGTCTCATGGAGGCACCGCTGGAACATATGAACCATGCGTTGAACGCATTGGAAGATGCTCGTGGTGCTTTGGATCAGGCCCTGCGTGATACAGCCTATAATCCGCGTGATCTGGAAGAGACCGAAGAGCGTCTCTTTGCTCTTCGAGCCTTGGTGCGAAAGCACAAGGTTCAGGATGCGGATGCGCTTGTCCCGCTGCTTGAGAGAATGCAGAGCGAGATGGATGCGCTTGATCATGGGGAAGAGCGCTTGGTTGCTCTGCGCGAAGAAGCTGTTGCCAGTAAAGATGCTTATGATGCTGCAGCCAAGATCTTGAGTGATGCCCGCGTTGGGATTGCCGAGCGGTTGATTTCTGAAGTCATGATTGAGCTACCGTCTTTGAAGTTGGAGGCTGCCACGTTCCTCGTGCAGCATGAAAGTGACCCTGAAAACCGCAATGCTGATGGCATTGATCAGATTGAGTTCTGGGTGCAGACCAATCCAGGCACGCGCCCGGGACCAATGATGAAAGTGGCGTCGGGTGGTGAATTGTCTCGTTTCCTTTTGGCCTTGAAAGTTGCAATGGCGGACAAAGGCTCTGCGCCTACGCTTGTGTTTGACGAAATTGATACCGGTGTCGGCGGAGCGGTGGCGGAAGCCATTGGCCGTCGTTTGGCACGCTTGGCTGATCAGGTGCAGGTGCTTTCTGTCACCCATGCCCCGCAGGTGGCCTCTCGTGCCATGGCGCATATGCGGATTTCCAAGAGTGCCGTGGATGGTGAAGATCGTGTTGCAACGGCAGTGATCGAGATTGATGGTGATCATCGCGAAGAAGAGATTGCCCGGATGCTGGCTGGCGCTGTGATCACCGATGAGGCGCGTGCTGCAGCCCGTCAACTGTTGTCAGGAGTTGAGCAATGA
- the ftsZ gene encoding cell division protein FtsZ encodes MTINLKMPDITELKPRITVFGVGGAGGNAVNNMINTGLEGVEFVVANTDAQALTTSKAERIVQMGIAVTEGLGAGSQPEVGRAAAEEVIDEIGDHLNGSHMLFITAGMGGGTGTGAAPVIARAARDMGILTVGVVTKPFHFEGQRRMRLAESGIEDLQQSVDTLIVIPNQNLFRIANEKTTFADAFTMADEVLYSGVACITDLMVKEGLINLDFADVRSVMRSMGKAMMGTGEASGEGRALAAAEAAIANPLLDDVSMKGAQGLLISITGGRDLTLFEVDEAATRIREEVDEDANIILGATFDESMEGMIRVSVVSTGIDQMMQELVTPADQRMKELAERLRSVSVATPEAQAQPVMPVPASTEPVAEIPAAPIAEAVQAVEREIELPEIPLARPAEQDPSISLAPFKPEAASEPSVPEVEEEFEPAAPVVEEPVIASAPFIPPAPEMPDNLHRTMPKMDDLPPMIQRELAQLHSQDEQVQEDEQRPMSLLKRLAAVGLGRREEEEAAAQMQAQALQTPGQPQAPQAELPVMPSMNAPAAPQAPISQQPAAPAAGSPLNEFAPRPQMAPRPQHQGMYQPQQGQLDPHGRAVPNPAPTQPALSEEEQVEIPAFLRRQAQ; translated from the coding sequence ATGACCATTAATCTGAAGATGCCCGACATTACCGAATTGAAGCCGAGAATTACGGTATTCGGTGTCGGCGGTGCAGGCGGTAACGCTGTCAACAACATGATCAATACCGGCCTTGAAGGTGTTGAATTTGTGGTTGCCAATACCGATGCTCAGGCTCTTACCACGTCCAAGGCGGAGCGTATTGTGCAGATGGGCATCGCTGTGACGGAAGGTCTTGGTGCCGGTTCCCAGCCAGAGGTTGGCCGTGCTGCTGCCGAGGAAGTAATCGACGAGATTGGCGATCATCTCAATGGCTCCCACATGTTGTTCATCACTGCCGGTATGGGTGGCGGTACCGGTACCGGTGCTGCCCCTGTGATTGCACGTGCTGCGCGTGACATGGGTATCCTGACTGTCGGTGTCGTGACCAAGCCTTTTCATTTTGAAGGGCAGCGTCGTATGCGCCTTGCGGAATCCGGCATCGAAGATCTTCAGCAGAGCGTTGATACTTTGATCGTGATCCCGAACCAGAATCTGTTCCGTATTGCCAATGAGAAAACCACTTTCGCTGATGCCTTCACCATGGCTGACGAAGTGCTTTATTCCGGTGTGGCCTGCATTACTGATCTGATGGTCAAGGAAGGCCTGATCAATCTGGACTTTGCCGATGTGCGTTCGGTCATGCGCTCTATGGGTAAAGCCATGATGGGCACCGGCGAAGCATCCGGTGAAGGTCGTGCGCTGGCCGCAGCAGAAGCTGCCATTGCCAATCCACTACTCGATGATGTGTCCATGAAAGGCGCACAAGGTTTGCTGATCTCCATTACTGGCGGTCGGGATCTTACCCTATTTGAAGTGGATGAAGCTGCAACCCGTATTCGCGAAGAAGTGGATGAGGATGCCAACATCATTCTTGGTGCGACATTCGATGAGAGCATGGAAGGTATGATCCGTGTGTCTGTCGTCTCCACTGGTATCGACCAGATGATGCAAGAGTTGGTGACACCGGCCGATCAGCGTATGAAAGAACTGGCCGAGCGCCTGCGTTCTGTTTCTGTTGCAACGCCGGAAGCCCAGGCACAACCAGTGATGCCAGTACCAGCTTCTACCGAGCCGGTTGCTGAAATTCCAGCCGCTCCAATTGCGGAAGCCGTTCAAGCTGTTGAGCGTGAGATCGAATTGCCTGAAATTCCTCTGGCCCGTCCTGCCGAGCAAGATCCTTCTATCTCACTGGCTCCATTCAAGCCAGAAGCTGCGAGCGAACCTTCTGTTCCTGAAGTAGAAGAAGAATTTGAACCGGCAGCTCCAGTTGTTGAAGAGCCCGTGATTGCATCTGCTCCATTCATTCCGCCTGCACCTGAGATGCCAGACAATTTGCATCGCACCATGCCGAAAATGGATGATCTGCCTCCAATGATCCAGCGTGAGTTGGCTCAGTTGCATAGTCAGGACGAGCAGGTACAGGAAGATGAGCAACGCCCAATGAGCTTGCTCAAACGTTTGGCCGCTGTTGGACTTGGCCGTCGCGAGGAAGAAGAAGCTGCTGCGCAGATGCAGGCGCAGGCATTGCAAACCCCTGGTCAGCCACAGGCTCCTCAGGCTGAGCTGCCTGTGATGCCAAGCATGAATGCACCGGCTGCACCTCAGGCTCCGATTTCTCAGCAACCTGCAGCACCTGCCGCAGGATCTCCGTTGAACGAGTTTGCGCCGCGTCCTCAGATGGCTCCACGTCCTCAACATCAGGGCATGTATCAGCCACAGCAAGGTCAACTTGATCCACATGGTCGTGCGGTGCCGAATCCAGCGCCGACACAACCTGCATTGAGTGAAGAAGAGCAGGTGGAGATTCCCGCTTTCTTGCGCCGTCAGGCTCAGTAA
- a CDS encoding outer membrane protein assembly factor BamD, giving the protein MMFRSAMNLRNSLVLLGALALGACASSDPSELAFEEVPAEKLYAQGLTAMDSGDDSLARKKFEELDRQHPYSNFARRSMVLSAYNAYRQGDYSESVSSAKRFIALYPSDEDVPYAYYLIGQSYYRQIPEVTRDQEAAERAMQAMNELVQRYPDSEYASDARKKIRITMDQLAGKEMQIGRYYLERKEYIAAANRFKLVVKDFQTTRHVEEGLMRLAQTYLAMGIVHEAQTAVAVLGHNFPESKWYKQAYSMLTKDGLQPEVNKGSWMSKIFS; this is encoded by the coding sequence ATGATGTTTCGGTCAGCAATGAATTTGCGCAATAGTCTGGTATTGCTGGGCGCATTGGCACTTGGTGCCTGTGCCAGCAGTGACCCGTCTGAACTGGCATTTGAAGAAGTGCCGGCTGAAAAACTTTATGCGCAAGGTCTTACCGCTATGGATAGTGGTGATGACAGTCTGGCACGCAAGAAGTTCGAGGAGCTGGATCGCCAGCATCCATATTCAAACTTTGCCCGTCGCTCGATGGTGCTCAGTGCCTATAACGCCTATCGTCAAGGTGATTACAGTGAAAGTGTTTCTTCAGCGAAACGCTTCATTGCGCTCTATCCGAGCGATGAAGATGTGCCATATGCTTACTATCTGATCGGCCAATCCTACTATCGCCAAATCCCGGAAGTAACCCGTGATCAGGAAGCGGCTGAGCGCGCCATGCAGGCGATGAACGAATTGGTTCAGCGCTATCCTGATTCTGAATATGCCTCTGATGCCCGCAAGAAAATCCGTATCACTATGGATCAATTGGCTGGTAAGGAAATGCAGATCGGTCGTTATTATCTGGAGCGCAAGGAATATATTGCCGCTGCGAATCGCTTCAAGCTGGTGGTGAAGGATTTCCAGACGACCCGTCACGTGGAAGAGGGATTGATGCGTTTGGCACAGACTTACCTTGCCATGGGTATTGTCCATGAAGCGCAAACAGCAGTTGCTGTTCTCGGTCATAACTTCCCGGAAAGCAAATGGTACAAGCAGGCTTATAGCATGCTGACCAAGGATGGATTGCAGCCTGAAGTGAACAAAGGGTCTTGGATGTCCAAGATTTTCTCGTAA
- a CDS encoding cell division protein FtsQ/DivIB, protein MRPLKANKLTEQQRAIATAGKGTYSHGPLAPRAAAYEQRRLPAYKRIIPAAEAWLPRGIGWGLSIGFLSLTCLYGASISGGNQTALERVSSVMGLKVDSVLISGQKEVSEAEILNALALNSESSLLTFDAYAARKNLEQISWIAEAKVQKLYPNKLQIVVEEQKPFALWQRGQYVSLIAYDGSVISDTIEPEFKSLPLVVGHGAQRQASTLFELLSNYPSLARKIRAVAYVGERRWDLYLKNGVFIKLPEQDIASALEKVVAFDEDGNLSRKDIMSVDLRLKDRTFVRMGKDAAEKRRAILRDLGAKLPKEVEA, encoded by the coding sequence GTGCGACCGCTGAAGGCAAATAAACTGACTGAGCAGCAGCGGGCTATCGCCACAGCTGGCAAGGGGACATATTCTCATGGCCCTTTGGCACCACGTGCTGCTGCCTATGAGCAGCGCCGCCTTCCTGCCTATAAGCGGATCATTCCAGCTGCTGAAGCCTGGTTGCCTCGTGGGATTGGCTGGGGTTTGTCCATTGGCTTTCTCAGTTTGACCTGTCTTTATGGGGCCTCCATTAGCGGTGGAAACCAAACCGCATTGGAGCGCGTCTCCTCTGTCATGGGATTGAAAGTGGATTCCGTTTTGATTTCCGGCCAGAAGGAAGTCAGTGAAGCAGAGATCCTGAATGCGCTGGCGCTGAATAGCGAAAGCTCACTGCTGACTTTTGACGCCTATGCCGCACGCAAAAACCTGGAACAGATCAGTTGGATTGCCGAAGCCAAAGTGCAAAAGCTTTATCCGAACAAGTTGCAGATCGTGGTCGAAGAGCAAAAGCCGTTTGCTCTGTGGCAACGCGGGCAATATGTCTCGCTCATTGCTTATGATGGATCGGTAATTTCCGACACCATCGAACCCGAATTCAAGTCCTTGCCTTTGGTTGTTGGTCATGGTGCTCAGCGTCAGGCTTCAACCTTGTTCGAGCTTTTATCCAATTATCCGTCGCTGGCCCGCAAAATTCGTGCGGTTGCCTATGTCGGTGAACGGCGCTGGGATCTGTATTTGAAGAATGGCGTCTTCATCAAGCTACCAGAGCAGGATATTGCATCTGCGTTGGAGAAAGTCGTGGCTTTTGATGAAGACGGGAATTTGTCCCGCAAAGACATCATGTCAGTTGATTTGCGACTGAAAGATCGCACCTTTGTGCGAATGGGTAAGGATGCCGCTGAGAAACGCCGTGCCATTTTGCGTGATCTTGGTGCCAAATTGCCCAAGGAGGTGGAGGCATGA